Within Gouania willdenowi chromosome 24, fGouWil2.1, whole genome shotgun sequence, the genomic segment aaaaaggTTACAAGAGAGTTTAAAAATGAAGTTTGTGAAGCGCAACTAAAAGGTAAAAGAAGGGAGGAGTTCAAACAAGCCCCTTAAAGGACGCAGCATGTCCTTAATGATGGCTACTGCCCTTTGTTTATAAATGTCCTCAAGAACAAAAAGTTCCACACCGATGGTCCTACTGGCAGAGCGGACAATGCGATtagctttcttttcttttgccgTAGCATTTCCAAACCACTCTGTGATTGCAGAAGTAAGAAGACTTTCTATACCACAGTggtacaaatataaaataatctgCTTATTTAGAGTAAATTCTTTTGTTTTATGCAGAACGAAAAGCTGCTGGCGAGACTTTTCCACGACAGCACTTATATTTGAACTCCAGCTCATTCGACAATGTCACACCAAGAAATTCAcacttttcaaaaattttgaccTCAGCACCATTTACAAAAACAGGTGCAAGTACAGgtttacttttactaaaatcaaAGACCAACTCGAAGGTTTTTGAGGTGTTCAGAGTCAAATTGTTTTGCTCACTCCAGGACATTAAATTTTGCACCTCTGTTCTGTAAAAAGAGTCATCAAACCAAGAAGAGTGAACACAACGATAACATTTAACAAAGCTGAGTAATCCAACTCTGTTACTAATTTCTGTCTGAAATGTCTTAGGAATCATTCATATCAACGTTTAGCCTCAATCCTACTTAATATCCctttatacagtatgtggacGTGAATGAAGCATTTCCTTTGAGTAACCACTACTGTCAAACATGTTGACGTCTTCAAACgtatgtttcattttatttttatggcatctgcattttttaaatcaccttttattctatttttttccttgtctgcacaaGCTGTTAAAGTCAACAATACATGAAGTACAATCTTTTtacgacagcaatgcatgtcttgttattgcaataaaataaatgaataacctTTTATTCCTGACAGGAAAGCTTACAGAGAACAGTCTGTATAGTTTGGGTTGAGGATCTCTTTAACAGTGTGTAGTAGGGATGTATCGATTAATCCTaagacagttaaaaatcgattcataggtatcacgattgacatcgatactttgaaaattgaatgacaatactttttttaaacatgtttatccttctcttgtccagcagtgtacgcggtgggcagaatctgctactactttctttctggccgccgtctactcttaaacatgttaataaatgattccttactcctttagcaccgaaataatatctgtaatattacgtgaatatctgtaaaagttacgtttttctattagctctgtctgctagcatagcatctcttcttcactgcaagaatctgcatgccaaccgaccactgggttaccagcgccctctgctggtccaaacaaatctctggtgtaaatcagtgcaatgatggTCCAATtgaaagtccaattgttaaggcacaaaatacattttcagttgcacttttaaaaagaaaaattactattatgtagtttaaaccataatttaaattaataggtttcttcatttgtattattcctttatttatttcattcaagatttatttttagttaaattgcattgttttgaatagtttatcaagggattcttttgacaatgaaaaataaaaggaaaatagtacagtattttctagtttttttcccaaaaagaaaaaaaagaatatttttcaatacagggcgaccgtggctcaggtggtagagggtcgtcttctgatcaagaggttgggggttcgatcccagtgcCTGACTATGTGtagaagtgtccttgggcaagacattgaaccctaagttgctcccagtggtcgactagcgccttgcatggcagtcctgtcccactgatgtgtgaatgtgagagtgattgggtgaatgagctgatatgtaaagcgctttgagactgcttcagtgtggtgataaagcgctatataaaatcaagtccatttaccatttaccattcaatcatcatttgtctacagtcccattttgtaaaataaatcgtgagagaatcgtatcgtgaacccagtatcgtgaatcgaatcatatcaggagttgagtgaatcgttacatccctagtgtgtaGTATATGCTGGCACTGCCTTTGGGCCTACAGtctatagatatacagtataaagaCTGAGGGATGAGCAATGAATGAGAGGCAGATCTATAAGGTCACGATTTGTCGAATAGATttttaatgagattttttttttttttttttttaaatattctgaaGAAGAAGATTGTCATTTGGAGCAGTTAACCTGCACCTGTCAGTTCTTCTTTTGGGGATGAAGAAGTTTGAGATGGAACAATTTCCTTTAATAGTCCATCCTGTTTGCATCAGGGACAAAAAGAATacatgaaaagtgttttttgttaaaaggTGGACATGTTCCATTACCTGTACAGCTTGTATTTTTAGGCTGTTCTCTTCAGAGCAGTGTTTGAATTCAGATTCACTGACAGTTTTGGTGTTGGAATGATTTTACCAACATCTCATGTTGCAGCAACGACAGCTGATGagagaagacacacacacacacacacacacttattgacTACCAAAATACAAGCTTCTGACAAGGGGTATCACTGCAGAGCCAAGTAATAAATCCAGAGAAGCAGCAAAGTGAAAATGGGAATAAGTCTGACCTCTGTGAAAAACTGGAACGTTTCCTGAACATGGTTTTTGTGACTCAGAGCAGTAAGGGTTTCCTGTTTTTCCACCTTCAGGACTCTCTGAAGATCTGTGTACTTGCTTGCCAGCTGCTGGTTCTCTTTCAATGCTGCCGTCAGCTTGTCCTTCAAACACTTCAGTTATAAAGTGTGCAGTGAAGCAGTAAAGGTAGAAATCTATGTAACTGCTCCATCACTAAAGAAACCTGAAGGTTTTTATTTGTCTATTGCTTAGAGTAACAAGATCACAGAGAGCAAAACTCCGCCAAGTGCTAAATCTCCTCTTTACCAGGTACTGGCAGTAATCTGAATCTctgatcattgatccagatcgtggtaccatgatcattcacactttaaaagcttggaacaaatgtacagtatatccccattaataaccatagaGTAGGTTTAAATctatgaacacatttttttcaaaagaaatttGATAAAATGCACAATTCGGATTAAATCCAGGTGAGACCTGGTGgcataattgaggaaccaactcaACAAgacagtcaaatttcataaagattggtcattTCCCCAATGATGAAAGATGgggatttttagatttttgaaactgatccagaatcaatatattgatatgGATCCTTCCAAAAttttatggaatcttccatggtctCTAAGGTTTATCTTTAATTAAAACtcgtacagtgcctgtcggaagtatgcattcatgtgggagtataagtagagttgtcaattatggccaaatgagaatatgTTTGAAGGTAGGATGTACAAAgtggtgtacatactctgtagtgttataaagtgcaatttccctggtttaattttatgggacatgcgcatgataaaggtgtttgttggtttttttcatttttatattttcttttttgtttgatgtatttttctgtaatgtatgtttttagagtcattatgtgcattttttgtgtaattattgttttttgttgccactgtcgtgtgattctggagtcattttgtgtatttttgtatcttttttggtgtagttttgtgcatttttttataaatagttttgtgtattttgagtcattttcatatgtttgttgttgtttggtgtatttttctgtattgtgttttttttggagtcattttgtgtgtttttggagcctttttgtataattttatgcatttctgttgtcattttgtgtagtttttgtataaatgtttagttttttgttttattttactcattgttcgtgtgtatgtgtgtgtgtgtgtacatacaCACATCCATCTCCTCTGTGCATTATCTCTCACACGCGCGTgtcttgcacataatccgtcgcaggttgttaagagagacgcggaagtaccacgaaaaataaacgttttgcaagaCCAAAGTTGcaactctattttttttttttttttactgtctgcACATGcagtcaaaggtcaacactacaacaagtgcaatcttttttagacagcaatgcattttttgttattgcaattaaataaattgcattattttattgcataattgtgaccatcaccagccctcccaaaGGAAGGGGAAGAAACGCTTTATTAAAGgttgaatataaaaagagagggcagtgttacacctgggtgaggggatGGGGGGAGGggagcagggaagagggattcAAGGTAGAGAAATAGAAGGGTGGtgaagagttgattactgtaaagtgagtgtttttttttttttttcaccccccCGCCCCACCCACCCCCAAGGGCCCAGCCAGACCGCCACGCCGGCATGCGGCGTGTGCAAACCAGAGGCGGTAATTTaggtcgcaactctctctaaatGGCTCTTTGTGTGAGTTCAGAATTTTCATCCCGGTGTAGTGCATACACGcgcatcagctgtgtgtgtgtttacatagtagctgctagcatctttcatagcacatagaataatataagaagaaagaGTCACCCTTGCTCAGAACAagcaataatcatagtggagccgtgttgtgaaCCCATCCGCTGACagaaacgttacattcctctgtctgaaaaCCTTAAAATTAACATTCTGACcattttgctacaccaaattactccaaaataacagatacacacacttagggtatttggaagccattgactaagtttcaggtcgaactcacaccacatcagggagatatttgctacacacacacacacctttctgTCTTTATAGTATAGATGTCAAAATCAATTaggtacttttgacgtaatcctgctaacagacaaacaaacaagtaaacaccGGTGAAAATATTCTGAAAGGAATGAAgcagtacatactgtatatactgaatACAAACTTGAGAACATCACTGCACGAGAGGTTTGTGTTTCATAAAGCAAACTTAGTTCCTCTTTCTGGTTTTTACAGCCTAAACctttaaaataataagaataagcCTAACAATAGGCCAGTCTTTTGTCCCACTATTAAAACTCAAAGCTCTAAAAAAGTGAGTTTAAAGAATAATCTTTCATCGTTCTTCTATAAATATGCTGATAAACAGTCATGTTCTACCTGCGTCTTTTTCACTTGCTCTGTTGTTGCTGCTCGGTGATTACTGTAGATCCACTCAGACCTCTGAGTGTGTTGGTCGCTCGAATCCATCAGTGTTTGAACGTGGCTCATCAATAAAGCAGCTGCTTTGTGCTTGTACTCGACCACCTTCAAACTTTTTCtgaagaaagaaaaggaaatgtTGCTTTCTTCTTTTGGAAGCCCTGACACTGACAGTGGACTCACTGAAGCTGAGCGATTACTTCTGGCATGTTTTCCACCATCGTCTGCACTGCAGTTGATGAACTGTGGAATTCTTCCCTTTTCTCTATTACATCAGTTATTAGAGCCTCTGTTTGTTCAAAGGTGTTTCTGATGGCCTGTTCCTGAGCCTGTTAGATACCAAACACTGTGATAACATTTAAATGATGAAGAAAAGATTTGAAACTAAAGTAAAGGTTGTTCTTACCTGAGCTGATCTCAGCTGATCCTGCAGCTCGTTCTTCTGCTTCTCAATTCTGAATAAGGTCTGACTGTGTTCATACTCAAACATTTCCAAACCTTCTGTCAACTTTAACATTTtctacacaaagaaaaaatatgacctttatttaattccacaGGACTGAACATTTTTCCatcatccaacaaccaaactgtgaaagattttaaaatgtgagtaCCTCCAATTTATTCTCCAAAGCCTTTGCTGCAACAGACACACCCTCAAAGTCTGTATCAAGCTGTTTGTTGGTTTTAGCCAAAGTTCTCTGCAGATTCTTCAGTTCGCTGTTTATTTGGACACACTGAGTCTGGAGAATTACAGAAAGACAAAACACGTACAGCTTCATTTGCTCAGTGTGACTGGATGCTTTTCCCTTTTAAGGGGCCAGGGAGGCAGCCTAAACTTCCAGGAAACTATTGTTCTTCTGAGGAAAATGTGCCATAAACTACCAAAGTTCGCACAAAGGTTTCCTCACTGATCAGTttgcctcagctgcaaaaacaggtcAATCGTCCTAAAGGTGGTGGTACAGCAAGtctttaaaacagtggttcccacaacccttcagacatttaacctgaagccatgtatgCCCTACTCCCCCCAATGTAAtatcatatataataatattttacagtGAAAGTTGTCTCTGAATTTTGCCAATcctgttcaattcaattcaactttatttatataacgctaattacaacaaaagtaatctcaaagcgctatcaaaatataaaaattgtaagaaaaaggaaaaaaaaaaaccaaa encodes:
- the LOC114458044 gene encoding cytotardin-like produces the protein MHEERKQMIQKINSNAEQWEKAKAEVNQAAAQHSVTSAMLEEQERTSFTEEQNTQKLIENLRKDLNAHIVSQQLLKTQCVQINSELKNLQRTLAKTNKQLDTDFEGVSVAAKALENKLEKMLKLTEGLEMFEYEHSQTLFRIEKQKNELQDQLRSAQAQEQAIRNTFEQTEALITDVIEKREEFHSSSTAVQTMVENMPEVIAQLQKSLKVVEYKHKAAALLMSHVQTLMDSSDQHTQRSEWIYSNHRAATTEQVKKTQV